The genomic DNA CACACTCCCACACTCCCACACTCCCACACTCCCACACTCCCACACTCCCACACTCCCACACTCCCACACTCCCACACTCCCACACGCTCAGTACGCCAGCACGCGCTCGACGGCGGCGCGCAGCTTCCCGCTCGCCGAGTAGATCTCGCGCTCCAGTCCCTTCGAGAACGGAATCGGCAGGTCCTCCGAGGCAACCCTCGCGGGCGGCGCGTCGAGGTGCTCGAAGCCTTCTTCGATGAGTTGCGCCGCGACCTCGGCCCCGAACCCGGCCGTGCGCTGCGCCTCGTGGAGCACGACGAGCCGGTTGGTCTTGGCAAGCGAGCGCAGCACCGCCTGCCGGTCCCACGGCACGAGGGTGCGGAGGTCCACGACTTCGATCTCGCTCCCACGCCCGGCCCAATGTTCGGCCTCCTCCAGCGCCCACTGCACGCCGACGCCCCAGGTGACGAGCGTGAGGTCGGCACCCGGGCGCACGACGTTCGCTTCGCCGAGAGCAATCGTGTACGCCGCGTCCGGCACGTCGCCCTTGAGCGAGCGGTAGAGGTGCTTGTGCTCGAAGAACAGCACCGGGTTGGGGTCCTCGATGGCGGCCAGCAGCAGGCCCTTCGCGTCGGCAGGGGTCGCGGGGATGACAACTTTGAGGCCAGGCGCGTGGGCGAACCACGCTTCGGGACTCTGCGAGTGAAATGGTCCCGCCCCGATTCCGCCGCCGAACGGGGCGCGGATCGTGACGTTCAGCGGCTCGCCCCAGCGGTAGTGCGTCGTGCCGAGGTTGTTGACGATCTGGTTGAACCCGCAGGTGATGAAGTCGGCGTACTGCATCTCGACGACCGGGCGGAAGCCTTCGAGCGCGAGGCCCATCGCGCAGCCGAGCGCCCCGCTCTCGATGATCGGCGTGTTGCGCACGCGGGCGCGTCCGAACTCTTCGACGAAGCCCTGGGTGACTTTAAACACGCCGCCGTACTCGGCCACGTCCTGCCCCATCACGAGGACGCGCTCGTCGGCGTCGAGGGCGTGCCGGAGGCCGTCCTGGACGGCATCGATGAACCGCTTTTCCGAGACGGACCCGCCGGGCGCGCTCGTCGTGGCCGGCGACGGGGCGAAGAGTGCGGCGCCCTCGGCGTCGAGCGTGCTCTCGACCTCGGGCTGAAGAATCGCCCACTCGGCGACCTCCTCGATCTCGGCCGCGAGCGCGGCGTCGGTCTCGACTACTTGCTTCTCCGAAAGCCAGCCTTCGGTGAGTGCTCTGGTTTTGTACTGCTCAATCGGGTCCCGGTCGGCCCAGGCGTCGAACAGCGCCTCGGGGACGTACTTCGTCCCGCTCGCCTCCTCGTGCCCGCGCATCCTGAAGGTCTTCATCTCCAAGAGCGTCGGCCCGGCCCCAGCCCGCGCCCGGTCGGCGGCGCGCCCGACGGCGTCGATGACGCCGAGCACGTCGTTGCCGTCGACGACCTCGCCCGCCATCGCGTAGCCCGCCGCGGCGTCGGCGATGTCCTCGACCGCCATCGCGTCGCGCGTCGGCGTCGAGAGGCCGTACTGGTTGTTCTCGACGACGAACAGCACCGGCAGCGACCAGGTGGCGGCGAGGTTGAGCGCCTCGTGGAAGTCACCCTCCCGCGTCGCCCCCTCGCCGACGAACGCGCAGGCCACGAAGTCGTCGCCCTTGAGCTGCGACGCGAGGCCGAAGCCGGTGGCGACGGGCAGCATCGCCGCCAGGTGCGAGATCATGCCGACGATCCGGTGCTCCATCGTCCCGAAGTGGAAGGTCCGGTCGCGCCCGTTCGTGAAGCCGCCTTGCTTGCCCATGAGCTGGCAGAAGAGCGGGCGGAGCGGCAGCCCGCGCGTCGTCCACACGCCGAGGTTGCGGTGCATCGGGAGGATCACGTCGCGCTCGCGGAGCGCCCACACGCAGCCGACGGCAATGGCTTCTTGCCCGTAGCCTGAGAACCACTTCGAGATCCGGTTCTGCCGGATGAGGCGGAGCATTTTGTCCTCGACCGTACGCGGAAGCTGGAGGGCGCGGTAGAGCGCCGCGTGGTCGAGCGTGGCCTCAGCGGGCACCGGGACCGCCGTAGAGTCAGGCATGGAAGCAGGCTTTGGGAGAGCGCGGAAAATACCACGCCCAGCGGCGCACGAAGCACCGCCGGGCGAATTGTATCGGTGGCCCGCTGAGCCTAGTAAAACTTGATCGTGCAGCCAAAGGCGTTGGTCTTCTGGACCGTGATCTCGGTCCCGGCGATGAGTTGGTTCATCGCGTCGCGGAAGAACTCCTCCTCCACCCCGCTCGGGTCCGACGGGCTGTCGTCGACGGTGCCTTCGTAGACGAGCGTCTGGCTGGTGTCGAACAGGAACACCTGCGGCGTGCGCGAGGCCCCGAACGCCTTCGCCGCTTCCGAGCCTTCGTCCACGAGGTACGGGAAGCCGTAGCCGTTCTGGCTCGCCAGGGTCTGCATCGCGGCGAAGCTCTCCTCGGGATAGGCCCCCGGATCGTTGGCGTTGACGAGGACGAAGCCGACGCCCGCGGCCTCGTACTCGTCGGCGAGGGCGCGCACGCGCTCGTCGTACTTCGCCACCCACGGGCAGGTGTTGGACCAGAAGACGACCGCGAGGCCCTGGTCCCCCATCGCCTGGCCGAGCGTCATGGCGGCACCGCCGGTGCCCTGCATCGAGCGATCGGCCGCCGGGAGGGCCGTCCCGATGTCGAGCGGCTGGGCGGTCTGCGCCGAGGCCGCCTGGACGACCAGGACGGCGAGCGCGAAAGCAGTGGCGCGGCGGAGGAGCGGTTGGAACGTCATGGCGAAGAGGCGTTGGTGGAGAGGGGGTCGGTGCGGACGGTGCGGACGCGCTCGGCGAGTTGGTCGTAGGTCACGAGGCCTTCCCAGAAGGCGAGGCGCTTCCCGGTGCGGTCGTAGAGGGCCGTGGCCGGAATCGCACCGGACCACTCGGGGTTGATCGCGCTGATGAACGGGCCGTCTTTGCCGTCCTTGACGAAGGTCGTGCCCGCGACGTCGTGATCGCGCAGGAACTCGGCGGCGTGCGGGAGGTCCTCCTCGAAGTCGATGGAGACGAACCGGACCTGGGCCTCGCGCGGGTCGGTCTCCTCGGCGAAGCGGAT from Bacteroidota bacterium includes the following:
- a CDS encoding thioredoxin family protein; this encodes MTFQPLLRRATAFALAVLVVQAASAQTAQPLDIGTALPAADRSMQGTGGAAMTLGQAMGDQGLAVVFWSNTCPWVAKYDERVRALADEYEAAGVGFVLVNANDPGAYPEESFAAMQTLASQNGYGFPYLVDEGSEAAKAFGASRTPQVFLFDTSQTLVYEGTVDDSPSDPSGVEEEFFRDAMNQLIAGTEITVQKTNAFGCTIKFY
- a CDS encoding TlpA disulfide reductase family protein: MTTRFLFLLASALVLAACTGQEAPGDLIIEPVSAEELIDEVRAIDSEIVVVNFWASWCLPCRAEFPEFIRFAEETDPREAQVRFVSIDFEEDLPHAAEFLRDHDVAGTTFVKDGKDGPFISAINPEWSGAIPATALYDRTGKRLAFWEGLVTYDQLAERVRTVRTDPLSTNASSP
- a CDS encoding dehydrogenase E1 component subunit alpha/beta; translated protein: MPDSTAVPVPAEATLDHAALYRALQLPRTVEDKMLRLIRQNRISKWFSGYGQEAIAVGCVWALRERDVILPMHRNLGVWTTRGLPLRPLFCQLMGKQGGFTNGRDRTFHFGTMEHRIVGMISHLAAMLPVATGFGLASQLKGDDFVACAFVGEGATREGDFHEALNLAATWSLPVLFVVENNQYGLSTPTRDAMAVEDIADAAAGYAMAGEVVDGNDVLGVIDAVGRAADRARAGAGPTLLEMKTFRMRGHEEASGTKYVPEALFDAWADRDPIEQYKTRALTEGWLSEKQVVETDAALAAEIEEVAEWAILQPEVESTLDAEGAALFAPSPATTSAPGGSVSEKRFIDAVQDGLRHALDADERVLVMGQDVAEYGGVFKVTQGFVEEFGRARVRNTPIIESGALGCAMGLALEGFRPVVEMQYADFITCGFNQIVNNLGTTHYRWGEPLNVTIRAPFGGGIGAGPFHSQSPEAWFAHAPGLKVVIPATPADAKGLLLAAIEDPNPVLFFEHKHLYRSLKGDVPDAAYTIALGEANVVRPGADLTLVTWGVGVQWALEEAEHWAGRGSEIEVVDLRTLVPWDRQAVLRSLAKTNRLVVLHEAQRTAGFGAEVAAQLIEEGFEHLDAPPARVASEDLPIPFSKGLEREIYSASGKLRAAVERVLAY